From a single Apium graveolens cultivar Ventura chromosome 2, ASM990537v1, whole genome shotgun sequence genomic region:
- the LOC141696422 gene encoding uncharacterized protein LOC141696422 has protein sequence MQLHVVWQHLADRIHMTFEHLIGLLQIYKNFLNIDLGVGPDHARFQDIEGDDPEPAIDGQIEVTVCAIFEEKMYDSLSSIDSSRTTWKIKVRITRMWTSTSASKEEKDALKGYNLLLLDDDDFHMHAFVYADNWRSVGKDIVEGDVYVIRNFYTREAKGTMKPTTSKYLINFSNSMTVQKLIGDDFMISRHKFEFVDLGELFSIASGYENIEIPEFATYIIGVVEDFEPVILIDTMFGKRDIVKFQITDGRYSHKVSVWGQLVVETNKNYEKAKKDHIVIAIEEGYKPAPNTQGSSIPSSPVHVIETITVQQLSQKTNSDDFEKTFMCSVKIYVVEESENWWYLSCIKYEEYAYKYEGRYKCSKCSYIMSVPVKRYKIVILAGDSNEAFNFVLMDKPVKRMVGQTATKMILDNPKTEDGYPKKIKDIAGKEVTFVIQITDDNMKLESQFYKVIDCIDKDYSISSPSDATMDGFAVSSSSENMVDLSNYSETPGSVHSTSKKIKMEK, from the exons ATGCAGTTGCATGTCGTTTGGCAACACTTGGCAGACAGAATTCACATGACCTTCGAACATTTGATAGGCCTTTTGCAGATATACAAAAATTTCCTAAACATAGATTTAGGTGTTGGGCCAGACCATGCAAGATTTCAAGACATTGAGGGTGATGATCCCGAACCAGCAATCGATGGTCAG ATAGAAGTAACTGTTTGTGCAAT ATTTGAAGAAAAGATGTATGACAGTTTATCCTCCATTGATTCGTCACGTACTACATGGAAGATCAAGGTCCGTATAACCAGAATGTGGACGTCCACTTCTGCAtccaaagaagaaaaagatgctCTGAAAGGATACAACTTGCTTTTGCTTGATGATGAT gACTTTCATATGCATGCTTTTGTATATGCTGATAATTGGAGATCCGTTGGCAAAGATATTGTTGAAGGAGATGTTTACGTTATAAGAAATTTTTATACAAGAGAGGCAAAGGGAACAATGAAGCCTACTACCTCGAAATATCTTATAAACTTTTCTAATTCTATGACAGTTCAGAAGTTAATAGGCGATGACTTTATGATATCGAGACACAAATTTGAATTTGTTGACCTTGGTGAACTGTTTAGTATTGCTTCCGGATATGAAAATATTGAAATCCCGGAATTTGCTACAT ATATCATTGGTGTAGTGGAGGATTTTGAGCCTGTGATACTGATAGATACCATGTTTGGAAAGAGAGATATTGTGAAATTTCAAATTACTGATGGAAG gTACTCCCACAAGGTTAGTGTCTGGGGACAACTTGTTGTGGAGACTAATAAGAATTATGAGAAGGCTAAAAAGGATCACATTGTCATCGCAATC GAAGAAGGTTACAAACCAGCTCCCAACACACAAGGTTCTTCGATTCCAAGCTCACCAGTGCATGTTATTGAAACTATAACAGTGCAACAACTCAGCCAGAAGACTAATTCTGATGACTTCGAG AAAACCTTTATGTGCTCCGTCAAAATATATGTTGTAGAAGAGTCCGAAAACTGGTGGTATTTAAGCTGCATAAAATATGAGGAATATGCGTACAAGTATGAAGGAAGGTACAAATGTTCGAAATGTAGTTATATCATGTCGGTGCCTGTGAAGAG ATACAAGATTGTTATTCTTGCTGGTGATTCCAACGAGGCTTTTAACTTTGTACTAATGGACAAGCCTGTGAAGCGTATGGTTGGCCAAACTGCAACCAAGATGATACTTGACAATCCTAAG ACTGAAGATGGCTATCCAAAGAAAATCAAAGACATTGCTGGAAAGGAAGTTACATTTGTCATTCAGATAACTGACGACAATATGAAGTTGGAAAGCCAATTCTATAAGGTCATTGACTGTATTGATAAAGATTATTCAATCTCTTCTCCTTCTGATGCTACAATGGATGGCTTTGCTGTATCAAGTTCTTCTGAG AATATGGTTGATCTATCAAATTATTCTGAAACTCCCGGCTCTGTTCACTCCACTTCGAAGAAAATAAAAATG GAAAAGTGA